Sequence from the Mycteria americana isolate JAX WOST 10 ecotype Jacksonville Zoo and Gardens chromosome 5, USCA_MyAme_1.0, whole genome shotgun sequence genome:
TTTATGTCTGGTGCTAATTGTTGTCATTTTTAGTAGGCATTGCCAATGGATGAACTGGTGCATGACTTGGCCTCAGCCTTAGAGCAGACTTCAGAACAAAACAAGCTGGATGAGCTATGGGAAGAGATGGCCCTGAGCCCACGGCAGCAGCGGCGTCAGCTTCGCAAGAGACGGGGTCGTAAACGACGCTCAGACTTCACGCATCAGGCAGAGCATGCCTGCTGCTACAGTGAGGCCTCGGAATCAAGCTTGGACGAAGCAGTCAAGGATTGCCGTGAGGTGCTGACGGCCAATTTCAGTGACTCTGATGACATGGCAGTGGTTAAACGACACCCTGCTCTCAGTGCCACCCTGAGGAGCAAGCAACACTCGTGGCATGAGTCAGACTCCTTTACAGAGAATGCGCCCTGTCGACCCCTCAGGCGTCGACGGAAGGTCAAACGTGTGACATCAGAAGTGGCTGCCAGTCTCCAGCAAAAGCTCAGGGTGTCAGAGTGGAACTACGAGAGGGGCTGCAGGTTCAAGTCAGCCAAGAAACAGCGTCTTTCGCGCTGGAAAGAAAATGCCCCTTGGACATCATCCAGTCATGGCCTTTGTGAATCAGGAGAGAACAGGCCCTTCCTCAGcaaagggggaaggaaggagcgGATGGAGTGTGAAGCTGATGAACAGAAACAGGGCTCAGATGAAAACATGTCGGAATGGTGAGATCTTGGTTTCTTCCCTGTGCTAGTCAGATGGCCGCCTTGCTTGCAGCCACTTGTAAATCCTGTGCCTTGCTTTTAGAAGTTCTTATCAAAATTATTCAGTGCTGTTCTCTTTTCGAAGAGGAGAAATATCTCAGCTACTTCTAAACTGTagattttttccaagtctttccTGTCAGCACTGTACTGATGACCCAAAACAATTCCTTGAAAAGCTGGCAAGCTGATATGTTTTTGGCTTCTGTTACGCAAGGAGCCCTCTGAAATATCTGTGGCCCTGCAGCTACAAAGTGGCATGCTTGTGGCCTGAGGTTTGGAGAGTAAATCCACTGTTGGCACTTGTGTTGCATGATTGATACAAACTGATCtcagtttcttgttttcagaatttaCCATAAGTAGTAATAGAGAACAGACAGATCTCCCATCGTGACCGTTAGCCCTCTGTGCAGGTACTGTGTGAACCTCAGTCAAAACATCTTATTTGCAGTTCATCTCTGCTCTGGATCTGGAATAAGGTCCTGGGAGGCTAGCTATGGGGAAAATGTAGCGAGATGATAAAGATGTTGGGGGAAACTGAATTAATACTTACAGGATGAGCCTGTGCAAACAGTGGAGTCTGGCATGGGTTCGTGTCCAGTTTTGGAGAATTTTGATGAATTTGTGGCAGAATCTCATAAAAGAGATGAAAACGAGAAGTGTAAATGTTATGGTCTGAATTTGTTTGTGTGTCATTCTTGGGAAGTTTTCCCCTTGAGTGTGACTTTTATTCTCTGTGTAGAAGGTTTGGGGTTATAAAACTGCTTCTTTACAAAGAGATTTTTCAGGTTAGAAAAGAAGCAACTGCTGAGAATCAAATGGAGATTTCTTAATGAATGGCATACAGAAAGTGAATAGGGTTGTTTATTTGCTAAGTATTGTTGTGTAAGAAGCAGCAGACATTgaggaaacatttaaaacaaaagtattatttttcgTGAAGCACGAGGTTTGGAGCTCTGCTGTGGGACATTTTGGAGGTCAAAAATTTAAATAAGTCCAACAGGGGGATGTGGAGCGTAGATTTATCAGGGGCTGTTAAGCATTACAACCCAGATGGAAGATCTAGCTCAGGAAGTCCTTAAATTGCTGACTGCTAGGAGCTGGAGGAATATACAGAGGAAACAGTAGGTCTGCATTTGTCATGGTCTTATATTCTTTTCTCAAGCATCCACTGTAACAGGCACTATCAGAGAGAGGACAGTGGATTTGGAAAGTATAATTGTTTGATCCAGTATAATTGTGCATATGTTAAGGTTCATTTAAGTGTTCTGGCTGTCTAGCTCCTGCGGTTTGTCAGAGTGGACAGGTGGCACTTGGTTATTGAGAGCTTATCCAATAGCTTTTCCAGCTATTGGATAATAGCTGGAAGTGCAAACTTCTCAATGGTATTTTCTGGGAGGCTGTGAAAAGCATAGGTTGTAATATATCCTCACTGTCCTGATCCAGGGGGCCACTATTGCATTTTTACTAAATCAGTGTGGTTTGTATGTAACCCTTATAGGGTGGAAGTAGCAAAAAATTGgtcattatttttccttaaaaagtggCTATTGTTTGCTTAAAAAGTGGGTGCAAAGTGGGCCTTTTCAGGAGACTAGAGGATGCCTTTTTGCTAAGAGTTGTTAAAAGTACTTTTATCTTTTCAGAGCTATTTGCTGGTAGTCCAGGAAAGGGAATGTGTTGAGTAGCCCCTCAATGTTGTATGTCAGTGCTGATGGACTGAGAGATACCCTTACTTGATGTGGCAGTGATGGACAGtgttccttggggttttttttccaccagtc
This genomic interval carries:
- the GPATCH2L gene encoding G patch domain-containing protein 2-like isoform X3, giving the protein MDELVHDLASALEQTSEQNKLDELWEEMALSPRQQRRQLRKRRGRKRRSDFTHQAEHACCYSEASESSLDEAVKDCREVLTANFSDSDDMAVVKRHPALSATLRSKQHSWHESDSFTENAPCRPLRRRRKVKRVTSEVAASLQQKLRVSEWNYERGCRFKSAKKQRLSRWKENAPWTSSSHGLCESGENRPFLSKGGRKERMECEADEQKQGSDENMSECETSSVCSSSDTGLFTNDEGRQGDDEQSDWFYEGECVPGFTVPNLLPKWGADHRSEVERIDSGLDKLSDSTFLLPSRPAQRGFHARLNRLPGAAARCLRKGRRRLVGKETSMSTLGTERLGHIVSDPRQKEKNQVPASDFPHTVACAHEASKCTPGTTMFKGHQEKTKASCSLRVQPNISNFVCPHGCSRVRATSNTIPEIPEL
- the GPATCH2L gene encoding G patch domain-containing protein 2-like isoform X4, whose amino-acid sequence is MDELVHDLASALEQTSEQNKLDELWEEMALSPRQQRRQLRKRRGRKRRSDFTHQAEHACCYSEASESSLDEAVKDCREVLTANFSDSDDMAVVKRHPALSATLRSKQHSWHESDSFTENAPCRPLRRRRKVKRVTSEVAASLQQKLRVSEWNYERGCRFKSAKKQRLSRWKENAPWTSSSHGLCESGENRPFLSKGGRKERMECEADEQKQGSDENMSECETSSVCSSSDTGLFTNDEGRQGDDEQSDWFYEGECVPGFTVPNLLPKWGADHRSEVERIDSGLDKLSDSTFLLPSRPAQRGFHARLNRLPGAAARCLRKGRRRLVGKASKCTPGTTMFKGHQEKTKASCSLRVQPNISNFVCPHGCSRVRATSNTIPEIPEL
- the GPATCH2L gene encoding G patch domain-containing protein 2-like isoform X5, with translation MDELVHDLASALEQTSEQNKLDELWEEMALSPRQQRRQLRKRRGRKRRSDFTHQAEHACCYSEASESSLDEAVKDCREVLTANFSDSDDMAVVKRHPALSATLRSKQHSWHESDSFTENAPCRPLRRRRKVKRVTSEVAASLQQKLRVSEWNYERGCRFKSAKKQRLSRWKENAPWTSSSHGLCESGENRPFLSKGGRKERMECEADEQKQGSDENMSECETSSVCSSSDTGLFTNDEGRQGDDEQSDWFYEGECVPGFTVPNLLPKWGADHRSEVERIDSGLDKLSDSTFLLPSRPAQRGFHARLNRLPGAAARCLRKGRRRLVGKETSMSTLGTERLGHIVSDPRQKEKNQVPASDFPHTVACAHEVGTRSTVS